In the Streptomyces formicae genome, one interval contains:
- a CDS encoding polysaccharide deacetylase family protein produces the protein MIETDRRTLLRAGAGLALTGALATGCAATGTGPAAHARPPGAKTPGPAPAAPAPRRLPGLPDQITHGPRTRPRVALTFHGQGDPATAKALLDQAEKAGARITVLAVGSWLDEHPELARRILEGGHDLGNHTHHHLDVNDMSEADAYAEITGCADRLRRLTGSIGTWFRPSRTQTATPLVARLARRAGYPHVLSYDVDSLDFTSPGAPAVTRKIAAEIRPGSVVSLHFGYADTVAALPAVLQELERRGLRAVTTTELLT, from the coding sequence GTGATCGAGACCGACCGCCGCACCCTCCTGCGCGCGGGCGCCGGACTGGCCCTCACGGGCGCGCTCGCCACCGGGTGCGCCGCGACCGGCACAGGACCCGCCGCGCACGCCCGCCCGCCCGGGGCCAAGACCCCCGGGCCCGCCCCCGCGGCCCCCGCGCCCCGCCGCCTCCCCGGCCTGCCCGACCAGATCACCCACGGCCCCCGCACCCGCCCCCGGGTGGCCCTCACCTTCCACGGCCAGGGCGACCCCGCCACCGCGAAGGCCCTGCTCGACCAGGCCGAGAAGGCGGGCGCGAGAATCACCGTCCTCGCCGTCGGCAGCTGGCTCGACGAGCACCCCGAGCTGGCCCGCCGCATCCTCGAAGGCGGCCACGACCTCGGCAACCACACCCACCACCACCTCGACGTCAACGACATGTCCGAGGCCGACGCCTACGCCGAGATCACCGGCTGCGCGGACCGCCTGCGCCGCCTCACCGGATCCATCGGCACCTGGTTCAGGCCCTCGCGCACCCAGACAGCGACCCCCCTCGTCGCACGGCTCGCCCGCCGCGCGGGCTACCCGCACGTCCTCTCGTACGACGTCGACTCCCTCGACTTCACCTCGCCGGGCGCCCCGGCCGTCACCCGCAAGATCGCCGCCGAGATCCGCCCGGGATCCGTGGTGAGCCTCCACTTCGGGTACGCGGACACGGTCGCCGCGCTCCCCGCCGTCCTGCAAGAACTGGAACGCCGCGGCCTGCGCGCGGTGACGACCACGGAGCTGCTGACCTGA
- a CDS encoding YncE family protein codes for MHRKPTPPGNPALPGDHAPPRRLHLTRRTAAVLAAGAALAVLAGCGSGGDERADEALGTAGIRKPAQPKAAPGLPGMPPVLDPEDAYAADRPNALQPVAKKFLPRVYVPNTSSNTVSVIDPKTFEVIETIPVGNQPQHVVPSWDMKTLWVNNDLGDSLTAIDPVTGKTGRTVEVSDPYNLYFTPNGKYAVVMASMDRELVFRDPKTMNRVKTVPVTCAGVNHADFSMDGRYFIVSCEFSGELLKVDTEKMEVVGQQKIPFEGAMPQDVKMSPDGKTFYVADMMAHGMWVLDGEKFTKPKLLPTGKGCHGLYVSRDSKEMYISNRGEGTISVFDFPKNKLTKKWKLPQGGSPDMGGVSADGNTLWLSGRYHSEVYAIDTRTGVQLARIPVGKGPHGLAVYPQPGRYSLGHTGIFR; via the coding sequence ATGCACCGGAAACCCACCCCGCCCGGGAATCCCGCCCTGCCCGGGGACCACGCCCCGCCCCGGAGACTCCACCTGACCCGGCGCACCGCGGCCGTGCTCGCCGCCGGCGCCGCGCTCGCCGTCCTCGCCGGCTGCGGCAGCGGCGGCGACGAACGCGCCGACGAGGCGCTCGGCACGGCGGGCATCCGCAAGCCCGCCCAGCCGAAGGCGGCCCCCGGACTGCCCGGCATGCCGCCCGTCCTCGACCCCGAGGACGCCTACGCGGCCGACCGCCCCAACGCCCTCCAGCCCGTCGCCAAGAAGTTCCTGCCGCGCGTCTACGTCCCCAACACCAGCTCCAACACGGTGTCGGTCATCGACCCCAAGACGTTCGAGGTCATCGAGACCATCCCGGTCGGCAACCAGCCCCAGCACGTCGTCCCCTCCTGGGACATGAAGACGCTCTGGGTCAACAACGACCTCGGCGACAGCCTCACCGCCATCGACCCGGTGACCGGCAAGACGGGACGCACCGTCGAGGTCTCCGACCCCTACAACCTCTACTTCACGCCGAACGGCAAGTACGCCGTCGTCATGGCCTCCATGGACCGCGAACTGGTCTTCCGCGACCCGAAGACCATGAACCGCGTCAAGACCGTCCCCGTCACCTGCGCGGGCGTCAACCACGCCGACTTCTCCATGGACGGCCGCTACTTCATCGTCTCCTGCGAGTTCTCCGGCGAACTCCTCAAGGTCGACACCGAGAAGATGGAGGTCGTCGGCCAGCAGAAGATCCCCTTCGAGGGGGCGATGCCACAGGACGTGAAGATGTCCCCGGACGGCAAGACGTTCTACGTCGCCGACATGATGGCGCACGGCATGTGGGTCCTGGACGGCGAGAAGTTCACCAAGCCCAAGCTGCTGCCCACCGGCAAGGGCTGCCACGGCCTGTACGTCAGCCGCGACTCCAAGGAGATGTACATCTCCAACCGGGGCGAGGGCACCATCTCCGTCTTCGACTTCCCGAAGAACAAGCTCACCAAGAAGTGGAAGCTCCCGCAGGGCGGCAGCCCCGACATGGGCGGCGTCTCGGCGGACGGCAACACCCTCTGGCTGTCCGGGCGTTACCACTCCGAGGTGTACGCCATCGACACCCGCACCGGCGTCCAGCTGGCGCGCATCCCGGTGGGCAAGGGGCCGCACGGCCTCGCGGTCTACCCGCAGCCGGGCCGCTACTCGCTCGGGCACACGGGGATCTTCCGTTGA
- a CDS encoding glycoside hydrolase family 25 protein, which produces MIRGIDVSSHQSTSFSTDGLSFVFIKATEGRSYVNPKMTAQVKRARDGGCVVGFYHFLWPGNIAAQAAYFVSKAPEKAGDLLAVDWEWTGEHTAASNGEKDRFIREVKRLRPSHRVLLYTNRDFWLNRDVTSYAGDGLWIADYVTAGKPRIQADWTIHQHTSTPLDKNVADFEDEDELRDWATP; this is translated from the coding sequence ATGATCCGTGGCATCGACGTCAGTTCGCACCAGTCGACGTCATTCAGTACGGACGGCCTCTCCTTCGTCTTCATCAAGGCGACGGAAGGCCGTTCGTACGTCAACCCGAAAATGACCGCCCAGGTGAAGCGGGCCCGCGACGGCGGCTGCGTCGTCGGCTTCTACCACTTCCTGTGGCCGGGGAACATCGCGGCCCAGGCGGCGTACTTCGTGAGCAAGGCTCCTGAGAAGGCGGGGGACTTGTTGGCGGTGGACTGGGAGTGGACGGGTGAGCACACGGCCGCGTCCAACGGGGAGAAGGACCGCTTCATCCGCGAGGTGAAGCGACTGCGCCCGTCGCACCGGGTCCTCTTGTACACGAACCGCGATTTCTGGCTGAACCGCGATGTGACGTCCTACGCGGGCGACGGCCTGTGGATAGCCGACTACGTGACGGCGGGCAAGCCGCGCATTCAGGCAGACTGGACGATCCACCAGCACACGTCGACGCCGTTGGACAAGAACGTGGCCGATTTCGAGGACGAGGACGAGCTGCGGGACTGGGCCACGCCCTAG
- a CDS encoding endonuclease domain-containing protein codes for MRICSASGAGWACGRSSDKYPLTKGLCRSHYAQARRGKSPSPLRGNSANCEEHRDCAFSGCDRAASAKELCTAHYQQQAAGRPLTPVRRKRDSSSYQAMIQRGVIECLGCGESKPKSEYSPVNRGGAPRPYCKPCNSERVRLNHYNVTKEFINQLWTYQGERCAICGSAEVAQSRALHIDHDHSCCKGRRSCGSCVRGLVCSNCNAYGLAWYEALPLPLRTFSLLNDYIARPPAQRFREGTSTAGAEASFDGR; via the coding sequence ATGCGCATATGTTCAGCAAGCGGGGCCGGGTGGGCCTGCGGCCGGTCTTCGGACAAATACCCTCTGACCAAGGGCCTGTGCCGATCCCACTACGCACAGGCCAGACGCGGCAAAAGCCCTTCCCCCCTCCGGGGCAATTCCGCCAACTGCGAAGAACACCGCGACTGCGCTTTCAGCGGATGCGACAGAGCAGCATCCGCCAAGGAATTGTGCACCGCTCATTACCAACAGCAGGCCGCTGGGCGCCCGTTAACACCAGTACGCCGAAAGAGAGACAGCTCTTCCTACCAAGCGATGATCCAGCGCGGCGTCATCGAATGCCTCGGCTGCGGTGAGAGCAAGCCAAAGTCCGAGTACTCACCGGTCAACCGAGGCGGCGCTCCACGCCCCTACTGCAAACCGTGCAACTCCGAACGCGTCCGTCTCAATCACTACAACGTGACCAAGGAATTCATCAACCAACTCTGGACGTACCAGGGTGAGCGATGCGCCATCTGCGGATCTGCCGAGGTGGCACAGTCACGTGCTCTGCACATCGATCACGACCACAGCTGCTGCAAAGGGAGAAGGAGTTGCGGCTCATGTGTCCGCGGGCTCGTCTGCAGCAACTGCAACGCCTACGGCCTCGCCTGGTACGAGGCACTCCCCCTCCCGCTCCGCACGTTCAGCTTGCTGAACGACTACATCGCCCGCCCGCCCGCGCAGCGGTTCAGGGAGGGAACGTCAACGGCGGGCGCGGAGGCTAGTTTCGACGGCCGCTAG
- a CDS encoding zinc-dependent alcohol dehydrogenase family protein, with translation MTKNTAMKTAKNTARTVLFDEVGGPDVLRVEELPLPAPGAGEVLVRVEALGLNRAEALFRAGTYYYPPTLPASRLGYEAAGIVEAVGEGVTAYAPGDAVLTGPGIEMSARGVYADRVVLPVDSVLPRPAGLDAVTGAATWLAYSTAYGGMLETGGLRPGDHVVITAASSGVGIAALQTAARIGAVPIAVTRTDEKRQRLLDHGAALVIASGTEDVVKEVHRFTGGKGAELIFDAVGGAGLAELSGAAVTGGTVVVYGFLDRRHPMQMPLNWPLTVRGYANAQMSEDPEGRRRVNAFIESGVRDGTLRPVVAEVFEGLESIRDAHRLLEANGHVGKVVVRI, from the coding sequence ATGACGAAGAACACCGCGATGAAGACCGCGAAGAACACCGCACGGACAGTCCTCTTCGACGAGGTGGGCGGGCCCGACGTCCTGCGGGTCGAAGAGCTTCCGCTGCCCGCGCCGGGAGCCGGCGAAGTACTCGTCCGCGTCGAGGCGTTGGGCCTCAACCGCGCCGAGGCGCTGTTCCGCGCGGGGACCTACTACTACCCGCCGACCCTGCCCGCGTCCCGGCTCGGCTACGAGGCCGCGGGCATCGTCGAGGCCGTCGGCGAGGGGGTCACCGCGTACGCCCCCGGCGATGCCGTCCTCACGGGGCCCGGCATCGAGATGAGCGCGCGCGGCGTCTACGCCGACCGCGTCGTGCTGCCCGTCGACTCCGTCCTGCCGCGCCCGGCCGGACTCGACGCGGTGACGGGTGCGGCGACGTGGCTCGCGTACTCCACGGCGTACGGCGGGATGCTGGAGACGGGTGGCCTGCGGCCCGGCGACCACGTGGTGATCACGGCGGCGTCCAGCGGCGTCGGCATCGCCGCGCTGCAGACCGCGGCGCGGATCGGCGCGGTCCCGATCGCGGTCACCCGCACCGACGAGAAGCGGCAGCGGCTCCTCGACCACGGTGCGGCCCTGGTCATCGCGTCGGGCACGGAGGACGTCGTGAAGGAGGTCCACCGCTTCACCGGCGGCAAGGGCGCCGAGCTGATCTTCGACGCGGTCGGCGGGGCGGGCCTCGCGGAGCTTTCCGGCGCGGCGGTGACCGGTGGGACGGTGGTCGTCTACGGCTTCCTCGACCGGCGCCACCCGATGCAGATGCCGCTCAACTGGCCGCTCACCGTGCGCGGTTACGCCAATGCGCAGATGTCGGAGGACCCGGAGGGTCGACGCCGCGTGAACGCGTTCATCGAATCGGGCGTCCGCGACGGCACGCTCCGCCCGGTCGTGGCGGAGGTCTTCGAGGGCCTGGAGAGCATCAGGGACGCGCATCGGCTGCTTGAGGCCAATGGGCATGTGGGGAAGGTCGTGGTGCGGATCTAA
- a CDS encoding AraC family transcriptional regulator: MDVLSDAIAAMRTGRPHAGRTEKYAPWGVRFVSPGRAGFHAVLEGSAWLVHADGGAEPVPLGAGDVVFVARSGGHALVSEPGTPVEEIGLLPDGTWPKPPALRRVAGRPPSTVMVCGAYLLDENRPHPLLSELPDVVHLPAGDGDNGALRAALGLLGAELADPQPGTDTIVSSMLDTLLLLVLRTWWLQVRGRAGELTGWAAALADPVVAAALRAIHSDPAHPWTVGELGALSSLSRAPFARRFTASVGTPPLAYLTWWRMTTAAGWLREPDDAPLRSVAERAGYASEFAFAKAFKREFGMAPGRYRKLRAAG; this comes from the coding sequence ATGGACGTACTGAGTGATGCGATAGCCGCGATGCGCACCGGGCGCCCGCACGCCGGGCGGACGGAGAAGTACGCCCCGTGGGGCGTGCGGTTCGTCAGCCCCGGCAGGGCGGGCTTCCACGCCGTCCTGGAGGGATCCGCGTGGCTGGTGCACGCGGACGGGGGCGCCGAGCCCGTGCCGCTCGGGGCCGGTGACGTGGTGTTCGTCGCGCGCAGCGGCGGCCACGCGCTCGTCAGCGAACCCGGCACGCCGGTGGAGGAGATCGGGCTGCTCCCCGACGGCACCTGGCCCAAGCCGCCCGCGCTGCGACGGGTCGCGGGGCGCCCGCCGTCCACCGTCATGGTCTGCGGCGCGTACCTCCTCGACGAGAACCGGCCCCACCCGCTCCTCTCCGAACTGCCCGACGTCGTGCACCTGCCCGCGGGCGACGGCGACAACGGCGCGCTGCGTGCCGCACTCGGGCTGCTCGGCGCCGAGTTGGCGGATCCGCAGCCCGGCACCGACACGATCGTCAGCTCGATGCTCGACACGCTGCTTCTCCTCGTCCTGCGCACCTGGTGGCTCCAAGTGCGCGGCAGGGCAGGGGAGTTGACCGGCTGGGCGGCGGCGCTCGCCGATCCGGTGGTCGCGGCCGCGCTGCGCGCCATCCACAGCGACCCCGCGCATCCCTGGACGGTGGGGGAACTCGGTGCGCTCTCCAGCCTGTCGCGGGCGCCTTTCGCGCGCCGGTTCACGGCTTCGGTGGGGACGCCCCCGCTCGCGTACCTGACGTGGTGGCGGATGACGACGGCGGCGGGCTGGCTGCGGGAGCCGGACGACGCCCCGCTCCGTTCGGTGGCCGAACGTGCCGGTTATGCCTCGGAGTTCGCCTTTGCCAAGGCGTTCAAGCGGGAATTCGGGATGGCGCCGGGGCGCTACCGGAAGCTGCGCGCCGCCGGGTGA
- a CDS encoding ABA4-like family protein, whose translation MTGFLFDLSFWLAAPVWLLMILAPGWGPTARVAASPLTVVPVLAVYLALALPVFPELWSAVRSPDLDGFRALMEDANGAGAIWAQVIAWDLLIGQWMYREARRLGVHPLVMSPLLVLTILLSPFGVLLFLGLRALLTRRRAASGSAPAPSRIPA comes from the coding sequence GTGACCGGATTCCTCTTCGACCTCTCCTTCTGGCTCGCCGCGCCGGTCTGGCTGCTCATGATCCTCGCCCCCGGCTGGGGACCCACGGCCCGCGTCGCCGCGTCACCGCTCACCGTCGTCCCCGTCCTGGCTGTCTACCTCGCGCTCGCGCTGCCCGTCTTCCCCGAACTCTGGTCCGCGGTCAGAAGCCCCGACCTCGACGGATTCCGCGCGCTCATGGAGGACGCCAACGGCGCGGGCGCGATCTGGGCACAGGTCATCGCCTGGGACCTGCTGATCGGACAGTGGATGTACCGGGAGGCGCGCAGGCTCGGCGTGCACCCACTAGTGATGAGCCCCCTCCTCGTCCTCACGATTCTCCTCTCCCCCTTCGGCGTGCTGCTCTTCCTGGGGCTGCGGGCCTTGCTCACCCGGCGGCGCGCAGCTTCCGGTAGCGCCCCGGCGCCATCCCGAATTCCCGCTTGA
- a CDS encoding MerR family transcriptional regulator: MRIGELSRRTGVPVPTIKYYVREGLLAPGELSSPNQAHYDEAHERRLRLIRALLDVGGLKVAAIAEVLGAIDDPGRPLHKVLGAAADRLGGAGGADDDAEATAARDAVQELIARRGWVAHESNPAGEDLARALAAMDRVGHGAFTELLDDYADAAELVARADLGYVGRRVSVDDVVESVVIGTVLGEAVFNAMRRLAHVDASARSYGGEPGAAGRAETG, translated from the coding sequence GTGCGCATTGGCGAGTTGAGTCGCAGGACCGGGGTTCCGGTGCCGACGATCAAGTACTACGTACGCGAAGGGCTGCTCGCGCCCGGCGAGTTGAGCAGCCCCAACCAGGCGCACTACGACGAGGCGCACGAGCGCAGGCTGCGGCTGATCCGTGCGCTCCTCGACGTCGGCGGCCTCAAAGTGGCGGCGATCGCCGAGGTGCTCGGTGCCATCGACGATCCGGGGCGCCCGCTGCACAAGGTGCTCGGCGCCGCGGCGGACCGGCTCGGCGGTGCGGGCGGCGCCGACGACGACGCCGAGGCGACGGCCGCGCGCGACGCCGTCCAGGAACTGATCGCGCGGCGCGGCTGGGTCGCGCACGAGTCGAACCCGGCGGGCGAGGACCTGGCGCGGGCGCTTGCCGCCATGGACCGGGTCGGCCACGGGGCGTTCACGGAACTGCTCGACGACTACGCCGACGCCGCCGAGCTCGTCGCCCGCGCCGACCTCGGCTACGTGGGCCGCCGGGTCTCCGTCGACGACGTGGTGGAGAGCGTGGTGATCGGCACGGTGCTCGGCGAGGCGGTGTTCAACGCGATGCGACGGCTCGCGCACGTGGACGCGTCGGCGCGGTCGTACGGAGGGGAGCCCGGGGCTGCCGGGCGGGCGGAGACGGGGTGA
- a CDS encoding RICIN domain-containing protein, with product MASMKSLTSSIQVFSDDTDLDAYDGKTVWTRDPGQTYQVWKLELVGETPAGTGIYTIESTHYSGQCLEATTREGTVTLKPRSPDKLSQRWVIDTGEEQTTIESRKFPALLITANGVDQPVTLTEAVPQAPNQTWTFFEKM from the coding sequence GTGGCCTCGATGAAGAGCCTGACGAGTTCCATCCAGGTGTTCAGCGACGACACCGATCTCGACGCCTACGACGGCAAGACCGTGTGGACGCGTGACCCGGGTCAGACCTATCAGGTCTGGAAGCTGGAGCTGGTGGGCGAAACCCCGGCAGGAACCGGCATCTACACGATCGAGAGCACCCACTACTCGGGCCAGTGCCTCGAAGCCACCACGCGCGAAGGAACGGTGACGCTGAAGCCGCGCAGCCCCGACAAGCTGTCGCAGCGCTGGGTCATCGACACGGGCGAGGAACAGACGACCATCGAGAGCCGGAAGTTCCCGGCCCTGCTCATCACGGCGAACGGCGTCGACCAGCCGGTCACTCTCACGGAGGCCGTGCCCCAAGCGCCGAATCAGACATGGACCTTCTTCGAAAAGATGTGA
- a CDS encoding FadR/GntR family transcriptional regulator, which yields MPLGSVRPSPLVEQAAARLREQITGGHWPVGTKLPGETTLAKELGVGRSTLREALRALSGAGLVRSRQGAGVFVVATEPVADWPTRLRRAAVSDVYEVRMLVEVQAAGLAARRRTDEDIAAMRAALDGRRAASEQGDAAFVDADIALHAAVVAAAHNPVLTDLFAEFMPALRQGLIDLLELIDVRTEESNHGDAAHADLVRAVEARDSEEAARVARAELRETLRLLQDHG from the coding sequence ATGCCGCTCGGCTCCGTACGTCCAAGCCCCCTCGTGGAACAGGCCGCCGCCCGGCTGCGCGAGCAGATCACCGGCGGCCACTGGCCCGTCGGCACCAAGCTCCCCGGCGAGACGACCCTCGCCAAGGAACTCGGCGTGGGCCGCTCCACCCTCCGCGAGGCGCTCCGCGCGCTCTCCGGTGCCGGGCTCGTGCGGTCGCGCCAGGGCGCGGGCGTCTTCGTCGTCGCGACCGAACCCGTCGCGGACTGGCCGACGCGGCTGCGGCGGGCGGCGGTCAGCGACGTGTACGAGGTGCGGATGCTCGTCGAGGTGCAGGCCGCCGGGCTCGCGGCGCGGCGCCGCACCGACGAGGACATCGCCGCGATGCGGGCCGCGCTCGACGGGCGCAGGGCGGCGTCGGAGCAGGGTGATGCCGCGTTCGTCGACGCCGACATCGCGCTGCACGCCGCGGTCGTGGCGGCGGCGCACAATCCCGTACTCACCGACCTGTTCGCGGAGTTCATGCCCGCGCTGCGGCAGGGCCTGATCGACCTGCTCGAACTCATCGACGTACGGACGGAGGAGTCGAACCACGGGGACGCCGCGCACGCGGACCTCGTGCGCGCGGTGGAGGCCAGGGATTCCGAGGAGGCGGCGCGGGTGGCCAGGGCGGAACTCCGGGAAACGCTCCGGCTCCTCCAGGACCACGGCTGA
- the leuA gene encoding 2-isopropylmalate synthase — protein sequence MSTLTYDWNPQRPGPMPHHRYRPYQERVNVPAGQRSWPDARIERAPLWVPVDLRDGNQALAEPMDTGRKRRFFELLVSMGFKEIEVGYPSASRDDFAFVRELAASSAAGGGALPDDVTVVVFTPARRDLIERTFEAIEGLPRAVVHLYIPTSPVWRDVVLGRSRAEVFDVVKDAAEHMARLADARPGADIRFQFAPETFNLTEPDYVLEVCDGLTELWDASPDRPVTHNLPATVEIATPNVYADQIEYLHRHLARRDSVILSVHPHNDRGTGVACAELAVLAGAQRVEGCLFGNGERTGNVDLVTLALNLYAQGVDPMIDFSDIDAVREVVEHCNRLPVHPRHPYAGELAHTAFSGTHQDAISKGFAHHARRAAELGVPESRAPWEVPYLPIDPADIGRTYEAVIRVNSQSGKGGMAYLLRDRHGIDLPRDLRPDFSRVVQEATDDSGREATAKELYELFRATYVAPGREGDVALDAWTVDRTPDGAHRFVCTLQRDGRAGDFEGVGNGPLSAFADALAAAGLAVDILDYAEHAVGTGGASEAVAYARCRVGDAVRWGAGLDTSVLAASVQAVLAAVNRAGVTR from the coding sequence ATGAGCACCCTCACGTACGACTGGAACCCCCAGCGTCCTGGGCCGATGCCCCACCACCGCTACCGCCCCTACCAGGAACGCGTCAACGTCCCTGCAGGCCAGCGGAGTTGGCCGGACGCGCGCATCGAGCGGGCGCCCCTGTGGGTCCCCGTCGACCTGCGCGACGGGAACCAGGCGCTCGCCGAGCCGATGGACACCGGGCGCAAGCGCCGCTTCTTCGAGCTGCTCGTCTCGATGGGGTTCAAGGAGATCGAGGTCGGCTATCCGTCGGCCAGCAGGGACGACTTCGCGTTCGTCCGCGAGCTCGCCGCGTCGAGCGCGGCGGGCGGCGGCGCGCTGCCCGACGACGTGACCGTCGTCGTGTTCACCCCCGCCAGGCGCGACCTCATCGAGCGCACCTTCGAGGCCATCGAGGGGCTGCCGCGCGCCGTCGTCCACCTCTACATCCCGACCTCGCCGGTCTGGCGCGACGTGGTCCTCGGCCGGTCGCGGGCCGAGGTGTTCGACGTCGTCAAGGACGCCGCCGAACACATGGCGCGGCTCGCCGACGCGCGGCCCGGTGCCGACATCCGCTTCCAGTTCGCCCCGGAGACCTTCAACCTCACCGAGCCCGACTACGTCCTGGAGGTCTGTGACGGGCTCACCGAGCTGTGGGACGCGAGCCCCGACCGGCCCGTCACGCACAATCTGCCCGCCACCGTGGAGATCGCGACGCCGAACGTGTACGCGGACCAGATCGAGTACCTGCACCGCCACCTCGCCCGGCGCGACTCCGTCATCCTCTCCGTGCACCCGCACAACGACCGGGGCACCGGCGTGGCCTGCGCCGAACTCGCCGTCCTCGCAGGGGCCCAGCGCGTGGAGGGCTGCCTCTTCGGCAACGGTGAGCGCACCGGCAACGTGGACCTGGTGACCCTCGCCCTGAACCTCTACGCCCAGGGCGTCGACCCCATGATCGACTTCTCCGACATCGACGCCGTGCGCGAGGTCGTCGAGCACTGCAACCGCCTGCCCGTGCACCCCCGCCACCCCTACGCGGGCGAGCTCGCGCACACCGCGTTCTCCGGCACCCACCAGGACGCCATCAGCAAGGGATTCGCCCATCACGCCCGCCGCGCCGCCGAGTTGGGCGTGCCGGAGAGCCGGGCGCCCTGGGAGGTGCCGTACCTGCCGATCGACCCGGCCGACATCGGGCGCACCTACGAGGCCGTCATCCGCGTCAACTCCCAGTCGGGCAAGGGCGGCATGGCGTATCTGCTCCGGGACCGGCACGGCATCGACCTGCCGAGGGACCTGCGGCCCGACTTCTCGCGCGTGGTGCAGGAAGCCACCGACGACAGCGGGCGGGAGGCCACCGCGAAGGAGCTGTACGAACTGTTCCGCGCGACGTACGTGGCGCCCGGAAGGGAGGGTGACGTGGCGCTCGACGCGTGGACCGTGGACCGGACCCCCGACGGCGCCCACCGTTTCGTGTGCACGCTCCAACGGGACGGCAGGGCAGGGGACTTCGAGGGCGTCGGCAACGGCCCGCTGTCCGCCTTCGCCGACGCCCTGGCCGCCGCGGGCCTCGCCGTCGACATCCTCGACTACGCCGAGCACGCCGTCGGGACGGGCGGCGCGAGCGAGGCCGTCGCGTACGCGCGGTGCCGGGTCGGCGACGCCGTCCGCTGGGGCGCGGGCCTGGACACGTCCGTGCTGGCCGCCTCCGTGCAGGCCGTGCTCGCCGCCGTGAACCGGGCGGGGGTCACCCGGTGA
- a CDS encoding ABC transporter ATP-binding protein → MTPKDPVLHAADVTVVREGRPILEDVTLTVRPGEHWALLGANGAGKSTLLSLCGAVTHPTYGTVEVLGRRLGSVDLRDLRAYVGHVNPRHPLRSALAVRDVVLTGLTNSVEPLPRWRPAPEQEARADRLIALLGLAHRARARWPTLSQGERGRTLIARSLMPEPRLILLDEPATGLDLAGRERLLDSLDALRAAHPELASVLVTHHLEELPAGTTHALLLRDGRALASGPVDEVLTSDRISKCFDHPVHLERRDGRWTVRASRG, encoded by the coding sequence GTGACGCCGAAGGACCCCGTCCTGCACGCCGCCGACGTCACCGTCGTCCGCGAGGGCCGCCCCATCCTGGAGGACGTCACGCTCACCGTCCGCCCCGGCGAGCACTGGGCGCTGCTCGGCGCCAACGGCGCGGGCAAGTCGACCCTGCTCAGCCTCTGCGGTGCGGTCACCCACCCCACGTACGGCACCGTCGAGGTGCTCGGGCGGCGCCTCGGCAGCGTCGACCTGCGGGACCTGCGGGCGTACGTCGGACATGTGAACCCGCGCCACCCGCTGCGCTCCGCGCTCGCGGTCCGCGACGTCGTCCTGACCGGGCTCACCAACAGCGTCGAACCGCTGCCCCGTTGGCGCCCCGCACCCGAACAGGAGGCGCGCGCCGACCGTCTCATCGCCCTGCTCGGCCTCGCGCACCGCGCCCGAGCGCGCTGGCCCACGCTCTCCCAGGGCGAACGCGGCCGCACCCTGATCGCCCGCTCCCTGATGCCGGAGCCGCGCCTGATCCTGCTCGACGAACCGGCCACCGGCCTCGACCTCGCGGGCCGCGAACGGCTCCTCGACAGCCTGGACGCCCTGCGCGCGGCCCACCCGGAACTCGCCTCGGTCCTGGTCACCCACCACCTGGAGGAACTCCCCGCGGGCACCACGCACGCACTCCTGCTCAGGGACGGCCGCGCGCTGGCGTCCGGGCCGGTCGACGAGGTCCTCACCAGCGACCGGATCAGCAAGTGCTTCGACCACCCCGTACACCTGGAACGCAGGGACGGACGCTGGACGGTGCGGGCGTCGCGCGGATAG
- a CDS encoding EF-hand domain-containing protein, which yields MADIEEARKTFERFDSDGDGFITAAEWKSAMAQMGDFYVTEAVAEAVIGTKDTDADKRLSFDEFWASLNK from the coding sequence GTGGCGGACATCGAGGAAGCGCGCAAGACGTTCGAGCGGTTCGACTCGGACGGCGACGGCTTCATCACAGCGGCCGAGTGGAAGAGCGCCATGGCGCAGATGGGCGACTTCTACGTCACGGAGGCGGTGGCCGAGGCCGTCATCGGCACGAAGGACACCGACGCGGACAAGCGACTCTCGTTCGACGAGTTCTGGGCGAGCCTGAACAAGTAG